The Panicum hallii strain FIL2 chromosome 5, PHallii_v3.1, whole genome shotgun sequence genome contains the following window.
GCTGCAGGTAGCAGAAGCCGTCGCCGGCGTCGGCCCCGTAGATGAACTGCGCCGCCATGCACTTGCAGTCGTCCAGGCACGCCTTCTTGCACGCGCCCTCGCTCACCCTCTCCAGCGTCCTCAAGCCGGTGGCGTGGTCGTTGAAGTAGGCGAGGCCGGGCAGCGACACGAGCCGCTGCGCGCGCCGCGGGGTCGCGCAcgaggccggcgccgccgccgggacgCAGCCGCGGTTGGGCCTCCGGAAGTCCACCGGCCGGAAGTTGGCCGCGTCCGGGCAGCTGCACTGCATGTCCGTGCACACGCCGTAGGCGCCGCACACCGTCGGGAACGCGCAGTCGTCCGGGAAGAGGCGCAGGACGTCGAACACCGGCGCCCACCCCGCGGGCCGCCACTCGTACAGCCGGAGGTGGCCGTCGTACTCGAGGCGCATGTACTGCACCGTCCCGGCTCCGACGGCGGGCAGCTGGACGGTGGtcagcggcgcggcgggcggggcgaaCACCGTGAGTCTGCCGTTGGCGTACGTGGCGTAGGCGCCGGCGGCCTTGGTGAAGCCGAGGTGGTAGTACCGCTGCGGCGGCTTGGCGTCGACGTATGCGCTCAAGCTGTCGTCGGCGACGGTGAGGTAGAGGCGGCTCTCGGACCAGTTGACGGCGGAGGTGTTGGCGGTGAGGCGCGCGCCCTGGCGCAGGGA
Protein-coding sequences here:
- the LOC112895693 gene encoding EP1-like glycoprotein 1, with protein sequence MPRDTLLLAVALALGVLAVSLHAQPFDYPSARPSTSWANTDASLTHHVTFMDGSVARAALLRLNPAGFGPSYAFGFFCTNHGTAAGAGPCNDFLLAVAVVYCNSGALMTSVVAGIPQVVWSANRARPVGEGATVQFTPAGDLVLKATDGTLVWSAGTAGKSVAGISINSDGNLVMVDGTNRTVWQSFDHPTDTLLVGQSLRQGARLTANTSAVNWSESRLYLTVADDSLSAYVDAKPPQRYYHLGFTKAAGAYATYANGRLTVFAPPAAPLTTVQLPAVGAGTVQYMRLEYDGHLRLYEWRPAGWAPVFDVLRLFPDDCAFPTVCGAYGVCTDMQCSCPDAANFRPVDFRRPNRGCVPAAAPASCATPRRAQRLVSLPGLAYFNDHATGLRTLERVSEGACKKACLDDCKCMAAQFIYGADAGDGFCYLQPEVFSLETSLPEVVHYNSTMHLKVQATRTSARMI